In one Alphaproteobacteria bacterium genomic region, the following are encoded:
- the trmFO gene encoding methylenetetrahydrofolate--tRNA-(uracil(54)-C(5))-methyltransferase (FADH(2)-oxidizing) TrmFO yields the protein MSNTNGRVLVIGGGLAGSEATWQIAQRGIPVTLCEMRPIRGTDAHQTDGFAELVCSNSFRSDDPTGNAVGLLHEEMRRAGSLILAMGDRAKVPAGGALAVDRDEFSRLVTQALEGHPNVTIERGEITDLPAPEEWDSVIAATGPLTSAKLTQSILSTTDEAQLAFFDAIAPIVHRDSIDFDKAWFQSRYDKSTDGGDGKDYINCPMTESEYEAFIDALIAGDKTEFKEWEKDTPYFEGCLPIEVMAERGRETLRFGPMKPVGLTDPRTDSRPHAVVQLRQDNKLGTLYNMVGFQTKLKYGAQTEIFRMIPGLEKAEFARLGGIHRNTFLNSPRLLDTVLRLKARPNVRFAGQVTGVEGYIESAAIGLLAGRFAAEEKLGTEPSRPPETTALGALLAHITGGAEAETFQPMNVNFGLFPPLPGDETKKTRKRGRDRKAAISARALEDLAKWVGSVDGLKAAE from the coding sequence ATGAGCAATACGAACGGGCGCGTCCTGGTCATCGGCGGCGGACTTGCGGGCAGCGAAGCCACATGGCAGATCGCCCAGCGTGGGATTCCGGTCACCCTGTGCGAAATGCGCCCGATTCGCGGAACCGATGCGCATCAGACGGACGGGTTCGCGGAACTGGTCTGTTCCAATTCGTTTCGGTCGGACGACCCTACCGGAAACGCAGTCGGGCTTCTTCACGAGGAAATGCGCCGTGCCGGATCCCTGATCCTGGCCATGGGCGATCGTGCAAAGGTCCCTGCCGGCGGGGCGCTGGCCGTGGATCGGGATGAGTTCTCACGCCTCGTGACCCAGGCGTTGGAAGGTCATCCGAATGTGACCATCGAACGCGGTGAGATCACGGATCTGCCCGCACCAGAGGAATGGGACAGCGTGATCGCGGCCACCGGCCCGCTGACCTCTGCCAAGCTGACCCAGTCCATTCTGTCGACGACCGACGAAGCCCAACTGGCATTTTTCGATGCCATCGCGCCGATCGTTCATCGCGACAGCATCGATTTCGACAAGGCCTGGTTCCAGTCACGCTACGACAAATCGACCGATGGCGGCGACGGCAAGGATTACATCAATTGCCCGATGACCGAGTCGGAATACGAAGCCTTCATCGACGCCCTGATTGCCGGCGACAAGACCGAATTCAAGGAGTGGGAGAAGGACACGCCCTATTTTGAAGGCTGCCTGCCGATCGAGGTCATGGCCGAACGCGGGCGAGAAACGCTACGCTTCGGGCCGATGAAGCCTGTCGGCCTGACGGACCCGCGGACCGACAGCCGCCCGCATGCCGTCGTTCAACTGCGCCAGGACAACAAGCTGGGCACGCTCTACAATATGGTCGGGTTCCAGACCAAGTTGAAATACGGGGCCCAGACCGAAATTTTCCGCATGATCCCGGGTTTGGAGAAGGCAGAGTTTGCGCGCCTTGGCGGTATTCATCGCAACACTTTCCTGAACAGCCCCCGACTGCTGGACACCGTGCTGCGCCTGAAGGCCCGGCCCAATGTGCGCTTCGCCGGTCAGGTAACCGGGGTCGAAGGCTATATCGAATCCGCTGCGATCGGGCTGCTTGCCGGGCGGTTCGCGGCGGAGGAGAAGCTGGGAACCGAGCCTTCCAGACCGCCGGAGACCACGGCCCTGGGCGCCCTGCTGGCCCATATCACAGGCGGCGCAGAGGCCGAGACCTTCCAGCCGATGAATGTCAATTTCGGACTGTTCCCGCCGCTGCCCGGAGACGAGACGAAGAAGACGCGCAAACGCGGTCGAGATCGCAAGGCCGCCATCTCCGCACGCGCGCTCGAAGATCTGGCGAAATGGGTGGGGTCCGTCGACGGGCTGAAGGCCGCGGAATAG
- a CDS encoding peroxiredoxin produces the protein MTLTIGSVAPNFRANTTQGEIDFHEWIGDSWCILFSHPKDFTPVCTTELGYMARLEPEFAKRNVKIIGLSVDPVDQHSKWADDIEETQGFRPNYPMIGDTDLGVSKLYNMLPVATEGTSDGRTAMDNKTVRNVFVIGPDKTVRLILVYPMTTGRNFDEILRVVDSMQLTAEHQVATPVNWKKGDDVIIVPAVSDEDAEKKYPQGFRKLKPYLRYVNDPTQ, from the coding sequence ATGACACTTACGATCGGTTCAGTGGCACCGAATTTCCGCGCCAACACCACCCAGGGCGAGATCGATTTCCACGAATGGATCGGCGATTCCTGGTGCATCCTGTTCTCGCACCCGAAGGATTTCACGCCGGTCTGCACCACCGAGCTCGGCTACATGGCCCGGCTCGAGCCGGAATTCGCAAAGCGCAATGTGAAGATCATCGGCCTGTCCGTCGATCCCGTTGACCAGCATTCGAAATGGGCCGACGACATTGAGGAAACCCAAGGTTTCCGCCCGAACTATCCGATGATCGGCGACACCGACCTTGGCGTGTCCAAGCTTTACAACATGCTGCCCGTCGCAACCGAAGGCACGTCCGACGGCCGCACGGCAATGGACAACAAGACCGTCCGCAATGTCTTCGTGATCGGACCGGACAAGACGGTCCGCCTGATCCTGGTCTATCCGATGACCACAGGCCGGAATTTCGACGAAATCCTGCGCGTCGTGGATTCGATGCAGCTGACGGCGGAGCACCAGGTCGCGACGCCGGTCAACTGGAAGAAGGGTGACGATGTCATTATCGTTCCCGCGGTTTCCGACGAAGATGCCGAAAAGAAGTACCCGCAGGGCTTCCGCAAGTTGAAGCCGTATCTGCGCTATGTGAACGACCCGACGCAGTAA
- a CDS encoding acetoin utilization protein AcuC, with translation MRVSFAAMVKAPRLIASEIYRKSRYGAKHPLSIPRVSLAVDLIRALGWLDEARYVDGPVATPEQLIRFHAPDYVAALQRAEREGLSEEERDRWNIGRNGNPIYSEVFRRPATAAGSSILAAELVAGGGTVYSPAGGTHHGRRDRASGFCFLNDPVLGILRLLDLGIEPVVYVDLDAHHGDGVEAAFAGDPRVTTISVHEADRWPRTGILDHGLGPTVTNLPMPPDFNDDEFLFVLETAILPKVDAVGPAAIMVQGGVDGLQDDPMSRLSLSNTVYWRAVDLLLRTAPRCIVLGGGGYNPFAVARAWAGVWAMIDGHSVPDHLPPDACAVLEAIEWRHSRAREAPTRWFETLADPPNSGPVREEVRDVVRRAARLA, from the coding sequence GTGCGCGTTAGCTTTGCAGCCATGGTGAAGGCGCCGCGACTGATCGCATCCGAAATATACCGCAAATCGCGCTATGGTGCGAAACACCCGTTATCGATACCGCGTGTCTCCCTGGCCGTGGACCTGATCCGGGCGCTCGGATGGTTGGATGAGGCGCGCTATGTGGACGGACCGGTAGCGACGCCGGAGCAACTCATCCGGTTTCATGCGCCGGACTATGTTGCTGCGCTTCAGCGGGCCGAACGGGAGGGGTTGAGCGAGGAGGAGCGGGATCGCTGGAATATCGGCCGCAACGGCAACCCGATCTATAGTGAAGTCTTCCGGCGGCCCGCGACGGCGGCGGGTTCTTCAATCCTGGCGGCAGAGCTGGTCGCAGGGGGTGGAACGGTCTACAGCCCCGCCGGCGGCACCCATCACGGACGACGGGACCGGGCAAGCGGGTTCTGCTTCCTGAATGATCCGGTGCTCGGCATTCTTCGGTTGCTGGATTTGGGGATCGAGCCGGTCGTCTATGTCGATCTGGACGCCCATCACGGCGACGGCGTGGAAGCGGCCTTTGCCGGAGACCCGCGCGTTACGACGATTTCCGTTCATGAGGCAGACCGTTGGCCGCGCACCGGCATTCTGGATCATGGTCTGGGGCCGACGGTCACCAATCTGCCGATGCCGCCGGATTTCAATGATGATGAGTTTCTCTTCGTACTGGAAACCGCGATTCTGCCCAAGGTGGACGCAGTGGGGCCCGCCGCCATCATGGTCCAGGGCGGCGTGGACGGGCTGCAGGATGATCCGATGTCCAGGCTGTCGCTGTCGAACACGGTTTACTGGCGGGCCGTAGACCTGCTGTTGCGGACGGCACCTCGGTGCATCGTTCTGGGCGGCGGTGGGTACAATCCCTTTGCCGTGGCGCGCGCCTGGGCGGGCGTCTGGGCGATGATTGACGGTCATTCCGTTCCCGATCACCTGCCGCCGGATGCCTGCGCGGTGCTGGAGGCGATTGAATGGCGCCACAGCCGGGCCCGTGAGGCACCGACTCGCTGGTTCGAGACGCTGGCCGACCCGCCGAATTCCGGTCCGGTCCGGGAAGAGGTCCGCGATGTGGTACGCCGCGCCGCGAGATTAGCCTAA
- a CDS encoding DUF192 domain-containing protein: MKTRTILLAILVVLGLAGPAQAQSAPEMNLPTAPLAVETADGSVHEFTVEIASKPNERSQGLMFRQSLDRDKGMLFDYGRPRRVSMWMKNTLIPLDMLFIRADGTIVNIRERTIPHSLEAVSSKGRVRGVLELAGGTVERLGIAPGDTVRHEIFQND, encoded by the coding sequence ATGAAGACGCGCACGATCCTTCTCGCCATTCTGGTGGTGCTTGGGCTGGCTGGTCCGGCACAGGCCCAGTCCGCACCGGAAATGAACCTGCCGACCGCGCCCCTGGCCGTCGAGACCGCGGACGGTTCCGTGCACGAATTCACGGTCGAGATCGCTTCGAAGCCGAATGAACGCAGTCAGGGATTGATGTTTCGGCAGTCGCTGGATCGCGACAAGGGGATGCTGTTCGACTACGGACGTCCGCGCCGGGTCAGCATGTGGATGAAGAACACGCTGATCCCGCTGGACATGCTGTTCATTCGGGCCGACGGGACGATCGTCAATATCCGCGAAAGAACGATCCCGCATTCCCTGGAGGCAGTCTCCTCCAAGGGGCGGGTCCGGGGCGTTCTCGAACTGGCAGGCGGGACGGTTGAGCGGCTTGGAATTGCGCCGGGCGACACCGTCCGCCATGAGATTTTCCAGAACGACTGA
- a CDS encoding class I SAM-dependent methyltransferase, which translates to MSRKTLNLDSSLYDYLISNSLRETPLQARLREETAALGGPAGMQVSPEQGQFLALLAALIGARRVVEVGTFTGYSALSVASALPADGRMTCCDVSEEWTDIAQRYWSEAGVAGKIELRLAPALETLKALVAEEGVDKVDMAFIDADKENYDSYYETCLTLVRPGGLIAIDNVLWGGSVADPENTEPSTVAIRTLNAKLKGDSRIDLSLVPIGDGLMLCRKR; encoded by the coding sequence ATGTCCCGAAAAACCTTAAATCTCGATTCGTCCCTCTATGACTACCTGATTTCCAATTCCCTGCGCGAAACGCCGCTGCAGGCACGCCTGCGGGAGGAAACCGCGGCGCTGGGCGGTCCGGCGGGCATGCAGGTATCGCCGGAACAAGGGCAGTTCCTGGCCCTGCTGGCAGCACTGATCGGGGCGCGACGCGTGGTCGAAGTCGGCACCTTTACCGGCTACAGCGCATTGAGTGTCGCCTCAGCCCTGCCCGCCGACGGGCGCATGACCTGTTGCGATGTGAGCGAGGAATGGACCGACATCGCACAGCGCTACTGGTCCGAGGCCGGTGTCGCCGGCAAGATCGAATTGCGCCTGGCACCGGCACTGGAAACGTTGAAAGCCCTGGTGGCGGAGGAAGGCGTCGACAAGGTGGACATGGCCTTCATCGATGCGGACAAGGAAAACTACGATTCCTACTACGAGACCTGCCTGACTCTCGTCCGTCCGGGCGGGCTGATCGCCATCGACAATGTATTGTGGGGCGGTTCCGTTGCCGACCCTGAAAACACTGAGCCATCGACGGTGGCGATCCGGACCCTGAATGCAAAACTGAAGGGCGACAGCCGCATCGATCTGTCCCTGGTCCCGATCGGGGACGGCCTGATGCTGTGCCGGAAGCGTTAG
- the ccoG gene encoding cytochrome c oxidase accessory protein CcoG: MADVAKDLMVPNPGPIPPEPDPENQPLYAARQKIHPKTVHGRFRKLKWAALVLLLAIYYIAPWLRWDRGPGAPDQAFLIDMPNRRAYFLWIEIWPQEVYYIAGLLILGAVGLFFATALLGRVWCGFACPQTVWTDLYMWVERLIEGDRGARIRLDKAKWSMEKLWKRSAKHVSWLLIALLTGGAWVMYFNDAPTLARDVLALELTGNQLFFIGLFTLTTYLLAGYSREQVCTYMCPWPRFQASMLDEDTLIVTYERWRGEPRAKPARDGNYDDRGHCIDCGQCVAVCPTGIDIRDGNQLECIGCALCIDACNTVMSRIGLPQELITYDSINRQNARSAGKPVRRRFVRGRTIIYAGLMALVGAIFLYALTTRAHLDVSVIPDRNPIFVTLKDGSIRNGFKLRVLNKTLRPRTFVLTARGLQDFTLALQGRDLEEQAVLLSVGPDSVRTVKAFISVPPEAMDGEVMDFSFVLIENVANEDSILGHPVDSEFETRFRGPSE; this comes from the coding sequence ATGGCGGATGTTGCCAAGGATCTGATGGTTCCAAATCCCGGCCCGATACCGCCGGAACCCGATCCTGAAAATCAGCCGCTCTATGCGGCACGTCAGAAAATTCATCCAAAAACCGTCCACGGCCGGTTCAGGAAACTGAAATGGGCCGCATTGGTCCTGCTTCTCGCGATCTACTACATCGCGCCCTGGCTGCGCTGGGACCGCGGGCCGGGCGCGCCGGATCAGGCTTTCCTGATCGATATGCCGAACCGCCGGGCGTATTTCCTCTGGATCGAAATCTGGCCACAGGAGGTCTACTACATCGCCGGACTCCTGATCCTCGGCGCGGTGGGGCTCTTCTTCGCGACGGCACTGCTGGGCCGGGTCTGGTGCGGCTTCGCCTGCCCGCAAACCGTCTGGACAGACCTCTACATGTGGGTCGAACGCCTCATCGAAGGGGATCGCGGCGCGCGAATCCGCCTGGACAAGGCGAAATGGTCCATGGAGAAGCTCTGGAAGCGCAGCGCCAAGCATGTGTCATGGCTGCTGATTGCGCTGCTGACGGGCGGTGCCTGGGTCATGTATTTCAACGACGCACCGACACTGGCCCGTGACGTGCTCGCGCTGGAACTGACCGGCAATCAACTGTTCTTCATCGGATTGTTCACCCTCACGACCTACCTTCTGGCGGGTTATTCGCGGGAACAGGTGTGCACCTATATGTGCCCCTGGCCGCGTTTCCAGGCGTCGATGCTGGACGAGGACACGTTGATCGTGACCTACGAGCGGTGGCGCGGAGAGCCGCGGGCCAAGCCGGCCAGGGACGGCAACTATGACGACCGCGGTCACTGCATCGATTGCGGACAGTGTGTCGCGGTCTGCCCGACCGGGATCGATATCCGGGACGGCAATCAGCTAGAATGCATCGGCTGCGCGCTGTGCATCGATGCCTGCAACACCGTCATGTCGCGCATCGGTCTGCCTCAGGAACTGATCACCTACGATTCCATCAATCGCCAGAATGCCCGGTCGGCGGGCAAGCCGGTGAGACGACGCTTCGTGCGGGGGCGGACGATCATCTATGCCGGTCTCATGGCCCTTGTCGGAGCGATCTTTCTCTATGCCCTGACGACGCGTGCGCATCTGGATGTCAGCGTCATTCCGGATCGCAACCCGATCTTCGTGACACTGAAGGATGGCTCAATCCGGAACGGCTTTAAGCTGCGTGTCCTCAACAAGACGCTGCGGCCCCGAACCTTTGTTCTGACCGCGCGCGGATTGCAGGACTTCACCCTGGCTCTGCAGGGGCGGGACCTCGAGGAGCAGGCGGTCCTGCTGTCTGTCGGGCCCGACAGCGTGCGAACGGTCAAGGCCTTCATTTCAGTGCCGCCTGAGGCAATGGATGGGGAGGTGATGGATTTCAGCTTTGTTCTCATCGAGAACGTTGCGAATGAGGATTCCATTCTCGGCCATCCCGTCGATAGCGAATTCGAAACCCGATTCCGAGGACCCAGCGAATGA
- a CDS encoding FixH family protein: MSIGSLDNHAGAVKRSRIPLLFFAFFAVVIAANATMIWIALSSWTGLETRNHYLKGVDYNSTLRDVQAQDALGWSVASKILPTDRPGRFRIDVTLADDGAAPIVGAKVVVRLERPTHHGVDIRTDLMELSNGRYGATVDIPIAGQWNVRRLVWFGTETHQTVERVFLKPDAFQ, encoded by the coding sequence ATGAGCATAGGAAGCCTGGATAATCACGCCGGTGCGGTGAAGCGAAGCCGCATTCCCTTGCTGTTCTTTGCATTCTTTGCCGTCGTGATCGCCGCCAATGCGACCATGATCTGGATTGCCCTCAGCAGTTGGACAGGGCTGGAAACACGAAATCACTACCTCAAGGGCGTTGACTACAACAGTACGCTTCGTGACGTTCAGGCGCAGGATGCCTTGGGGTGGTCCGTGGCCTCGAAAATCCTTCCGACGGATCGGCCCGGTCGGTTTCGTATCGACGTTACTCTGGCGGATGATGGTGCAGCCCCGATTGTCGGGGCGAAAGTCGTGGTTCGGCTGGAACGTCCGACGCATCACGGTGTCGATATCCGGACGGATCTGATGGAACTTTCGAATGGGCGATACGGCGCAACGGTCGATATCCCCATTGCCGGGCAGTGGAACGTGCGGCGTCTTGTCTGGTTCGGCACGGAAACGCACCAGACCGTCGAGCGGGTGTTCCTGAAACCGGACGCCTTCCAATGA
- a CDS encoding heavy metal translocating P-type ATPase — protein sequence MTGLLAGDCCAPILPELPADGEAAVRDRVGPLAPYIRRSDDGTADIHLMVEGITCGGCISTIERALEALAGVREARVNLSSSRLRVVYEEATVRPEQLIATLDRQGYRAVPYDPEALKAGRDLEERRLLRALAVAGFAAANVMLLSVSVWAGNFQDMGPATRTLLHWISALVATPAVLYAGRPFFDSALAALRAGRTNMDVPISLAVVLATGMSVLQTLRGAEHAYFDSAVTLLFFLLVGRYLDRRARGRARSAAEQLAGLNAVAVTVVAPDGSVHSLAPSAVSKGMTVLVTTGERVPVDGHVLQGRSEIDTQLITGETLPETVEPGDIVYAGAVNLSAPLKLTVTAAGEGTLLAEIARLMDAAEQRRARYVGLADAVSRWYAPVVHFLALAAFCGWFFVGDAAWQDSLLIAIAVLIVTCPCALGLAVPVVQVIACARLMWRGILLKSGSALERLSQIDTVVFDKTGTLTLGRPVLQPDPNRNIEMLRAAAGGAAASAHPLARALVAAAGDGVVAAENVREIPGAGLEWQGTDGLHRLGSRRFLDLPEDGPSASDAEGPEIWYRSPDRAPICFRFADTPRPDAVSVVDALKKAGMDVRLLSGDREPVVAAMARRLGIATWSARVTPDGKVDYLEALRGAGHRPAMVGDGLNDAPALASALVSLSPSGGADISRTASDIVFQGDRLGGVLEAWRVARRAERLVRQNFALAFVYNVLTVPLAVAGFVTPLIAAIAMSSSSVIVILNALRLGWTVSGRSDRLRPIESGIAPTGGASREVET from the coding sequence ATGACGGGGTTGTTGGCAGGCGATTGCTGCGCCCCGATCCTGCCGGAACTGCCTGCCGACGGGGAGGCCGCGGTGCGCGACCGGGTCGGGCCGCTTGCCCCTTATATTCGGCGTTCGGATGATGGCACTGCGGACATCCACCTGATGGTGGAAGGCATTACCTGCGGCGGCTGCATTTCGACGATCGAGCGGGCCCTCGAGGCATTGGCGGGGGTGCGTGAGGCGCGCGTGAACCTGTCGAGCAGCCGATTGAGGGTGGTCTACGAAGAAGCGACCGTAAGGCCGGAGCAACTGATCGCCACCCTGGACCGGCAAGGATATCGGGCCGTTCCCTATGATCCGGAGGCATTGAAGGCCGGCCGCGATCTGGAGGAACGGCGGTTGCTGCGGGCACTGGCGGTCGCCGGGTTCGCCGCCGCGAATGTCATGCTTCTTTCCGTTTCGGTCTGGGCTGGAAACTTTCAGGATATGGGGCCGGCGACCCGGACCCTGCTGCATTGGATTTCAGCACTCGTTGCGACTCCCGCCGTCCTCTATGCCGGACGGCCGTTCTTTGACAGCGCGCTTGCGGCCCTGCGTGCGGGGCGGACCAACATGGATGTCCCGATATCGCTCGCCGTTGTTCTGGCCACGGGGATGAGTGTTCTGCAGACATTGCGCGGCGCGGAGCATGCGTATTTCGATTCCGCCGTTACCCTGCTGTTCTTCCTGCTGGTCGGGCGCTATCTCGACAGGCGGGCTCGGGGAAGGGCGCGTTCGGCGGCGGAACAGCTTGCCGGACTGAATGCCGTCGCCGTGACCGTCGTGGCGCCGGATGGCAGCGTGCATTCGCTTGCGCCGTCGGCGGTGTCGAAAGGCATGACCGTGCTTGTAACGACCGGCGAACGGGTCCCCGTTGACGGACATGTCCTGCAGGGACGGTCGGAGATCGACACGCAATTGATCACCGGGGAAACCCTTCCGGAAACGGTCGAACCGGGCGATATCGTCTATGCCGGCGCAGTCAATCTGAGCGCACCGTTGAAACTGACGGTTACCGCAGCCGGGGAGGGTACCCTGCTGGCGGAGATTGCGCGGCTGATGGATGCCGCCGAACAGCGACGGGCCCGGTATGTCGGGCTGGCCGACGCCGTATCGCGCTGGTATGCGCCTGTCGTGCACTTTCTGGCGCTCGCGGCCTTCTGCGGCTGGTTCTTTGTCGGCGACGCGGCATGGCAGGACAGTTTGCTGATCGCGATCGCCGTCCTGATCGTGACCTGCCCCTGTGCGTTGGGTCTCGCGGTCCCGGTGGTGCAGGTCATCGCCTGTGCACGCTTGATGTGGCGCGGCATACTGTTGAAAAGCGGATCAGCCCTCGAGCGGCTGTCGCAGATCGATACCGTGGTCTTCGACAAGACCGGAACCCTCACGCTCGGACGCCCGGTTCTGCAGCCGGATCCGAACCGAAATATCGAAATGCTTCGTGCGGCGGCCGGGGGCGCGGCGGCCAGTGCGCATCCGCTGGCGCGCGCGCTGGTCGCTGCAGCGGGGGACGGGGTTGTCGCCGCTGAAAATGTCCGGGAGATACCCGGTGCCGGCCTGGAATGGCAGGGCACGGACGGCCTGCACCGGCTCGGCAGCCGCCGCTTCCTTGATCTGCCGGAAGATGGTCCGTCCGCATCGGATGCGGAGGGCCCGGAAATCTGGTACCGGAGTCCGGACCGCGCCCCGATATGCTTCCGTTTCGCCGATACACCGCGGCCCGATGCCGTGTCGGTCGTCGACGCGTTGAAGAAGGCGGGGATGGATGTTCGGCTGCTGTCCGGTGACCGGGAGCCGGTCGTCGCCGCCATGGCACGCCGTCTCGGAATCGCAACCTGGTCGGCCCGTGTGACGCCGGACGGGAAGGTCGACTATCTGGAGGCGTTGCGCGGCGCCGGTCACCGACCGGCAATGGTCGGTGACGGCTTGAACGATGCTCCGGCCCTGGCCTCGGCCCTGGTGTCCCTGTCTCCGTCCGGAGGCGCCGATATCAGCCGAACCGCGTCGGATATCGTGTTCCAGGGCGACCGGCTGGGCGGTGTACTGGAGGCCTGGCGCGTTGCGCGCCGGGCGGAACGATTGGTAAGGCAGAATTTCGCCCTGGCCTTCGTCTACAACGTGCTGACGGTGCCCCTGGCGGTGGCCGGTTTCGTGACGCCGCTGATCGCCGCCATCGCAATGTCCTCGTCATCCGTGATTGTTATCCTGAACGCCCTGAGGTTGGGGTGGACGGTCTCCGGGCGCTCCGATAGGCTAAGACCCATCGAATCCGGCATCGCCCCGACGGGCGGCGCGTCGAGGGAGGTCGAAACGTGA
- the ccoS gene encoding cbb3-type cytochrome oxidase assembly protein CcoS, which produces MTGLLYLIPIALFLGVCGLGGFLWAMRSGQFDDLDGAAHRVLFDDEPAEAPDHRR; this is translated from the coding sequence GTGACGGGATTGCTCTATCTCATCCCCATCGCCCTGTTCCTCGGTGTCTGCGGGCTTGGAGGTTTTCTCTGGGCGATGCGTTCCGGACAGTTCGACGACTTGGACGGTGCCGCGCACCGTGTCCTGTTCGACGACGAACCGGCGGAAGCGCCAGACCACCGGCGCTGA
- a CDS encoding helix-turn-helix transcriptional regulator, which produces MSSAQPASAGNDLDTGIGQRIRQAREALEWSEQDLAHRLGVTPETVTEWETSARDPRSNRIVMLAGVLGVSAHWLLDGSAEFAPPEDGGDPAVAARAQLDSIRLKVHELKLLMDDLEAQLDSM; this is translated from the coding sequence ATGAGCAGCGCGCAGCCGGCTTCTGCCGGAAACGATTTGGATACGGGCATCGGTCAACGGATCAGACAGGCTCGCGAAGCCCTGGAATGGTCCGAACAGGATCTTGCGCACCGGCTCGGCGTGACACCGGAAACCGTAACCGAATGGGAAACGTCCGCGCGCGACCCGCGGTCGAACCGCATCGTGATGCTGGCCGGGGTGCTGGGGGTCAGTGCCCACTGGCTGCTTGACGGCAGTGCCGAATTTGCGCCGCCGGAAGATGGCGGAGATCCTGCGGTCGCAGCGCGGGCGCAACTGGATTCCATCCGCCTGAAAGTGCATGAACTCAAGCTGCTGATGGACGACCTGGAAGCACAGCTGGATTCAATGTAG
- a CDS encoding protein phosphatase CheZ produces the protein MPHTSSRKPFSAERRSRPTTVSVSAAGAAPAGDFGALVEEIAALRAEMSEMRAMMGGSVPASTAGGPEHNDKEDIKAVQVEIAQLVKSIAKAKAEIAAIKHPMAEDDRLLAASNELDAIVRSTEMATHDILEAAEQIEVEAANLAGLCHDDQDVVHATERIVAQVVRVLEASNFQDITGQRITKVVETVRFIEQRVLAMIDIWGVHAFEDLPLPNRETVDEDEDLLNGPQLENQGISQADIDALFD, from the coding sequence ATGCCCCATACGTCTTCCCGAAAGCCTTTCTCGGCCGAACGACGCAGCCGCCCGACCACCGTTTCCGTCTCCGCGGCCGGCGCGGCGCCCGCGGGCGACTTCGGTGCGTTGGTCGAGGAAATAGCCGCCTTGCGCGCGGAAATGAGCGAGATGCGCGCGATGATGGGAGGTTCCGTCCCGGCTTCGACCGCCGGCGGCCCGGAGCACAACGACAAGGAAGACATCAAGGCCGTCCAGGTCGAGATCGCCCAGCTGGTGAAGTCCATCGCCAAGGCGAAGGCGGAAATCGCCGCGATCAAGCATCCCATGGCGGAAGACGACCGCCTGTTGGCCGCATCGAACGAGTTGGACGCCATCGTCCGATCGACCGAAATGGCGACCCACGACATTCTGGAAGCCGCCGAGCAGATCGAGGTCGAGGCCGCCAATCTGGCGGGCCTCTGTCACGACGATCAGGACGTCGTGCATGCGACCGAGCGAATCGTCGCGCAGGTCGTGCGTGTCCTGGAGGCCAGCAACTTCCAGGACATTACCGGTCAGCGCATTACCAAGGTCGTCGAGACCGTGCGGTTCATCGAACAGCGCGTCCTTGCCATGATCGATATCTGGGGCGTCCATGCCTTTGAGGACCTGCCGCTGCCCAACCGCGAGACGGTCGACGAGGACGAGGATCTACTCAACGGTCCGCAACTCGAGAACCAGGGCATTTCACAGGCCGATATCGACGCCCTGTTCGATTGA